The region GCAGGAGACATTTTGAACAACGAAAGCCTTAGGATAAAATATAATATCCCAAGCCCTCTCACGAATAATGCCTTCACGTGGTTCACCACCTTGCCACAAAGTTTGATTCATACTTGGAATCAGTTGGAGAGAATGTTCCATGAGCAGTTTTACATGGGGCAAACAAAGATAAATCTGAAGGAATTGGCTAGTATTAAACGAAAGTTCACTAagccaattgatgactatctGAATAGGTTTTGATTACTCAAAGCTAGATGTTTTATGCAAGTACCAGAGCATGAACTGGTCGAAATGGCTACTGGGGGCCTTGACTAATTTATTAGGAAGAAGTTAGACACCCGGTATTTGAGAGATGTGGCCCAACTGACTGATAGGGTTCGACAGTTAGAACGCTTGAAGGAAGAAAAGACTAaagcaaataagaataaaagaGTAGCCTAATTCAATTTCAACAATGATGACGAAGGATCCTATAATGGGCGTTTAGACTTCGACAAAAATGAAATCGACCTTGCTAAGTTGAAGCAAGGGCCACCTTACGCGTGCAAGGTCTTGGCCTCGTCGAATGGAAAAAAAACCTCATTGAACCAGAAAATAGTGATAAATTTCCTAATAAAACTTACACTTTCGACGTTAcaaaatgtgacgaaatcttAGATTTGTTAGTTAAGGATGGTCAAATGATAATGCCTCCTAGTGCTAAAGTGCCTCATTTAGaataaagaaagaaaagagggttttgcaagtaccatagttttctgggtcataaaacatctcaatgttttcttttcagcGATCTTGTTCAGAATGATATCCAAGAAGGGAGACTCAAGTTTGGAGACAAACCTAGGAGCCAAATCAAGATCGATTCCAATCCTCTGCAAATGGCTGATGCCCGCTATATGGAGCCAGAGGGAGTAACCATGGTCGAAGTCACTGACGATTTCGACATGACCGAAGTAATTGAGGACTTCGTCAACGAACCTATCATGGTTAGGGTTTATGAGCATCTTGACCAAGAATTTTTTAATGACTTCATTCAGGAAGCTGTGGGAAATGCCACAAATGAAAGCACTGATGTTTTCGACACTGAATCACTAAAGATTCCAACCTGATGATAGTAACTAAGGAGACTGTTGATGGTTTCGTGCAGATAGATAAGGCCATTGAGGGCCTTCAATTGCAATTCCAGAATTTGGACATCAATGAAGATGTCAACATGGAGGTTAATATGGTCGAAATATCCCAAGAAACCTCCATGGAAGTTGACAATGAATGTCAACGAGAAGAGTATAATAAAATATCCTTCCCCAAAGAAGACGAAACTATGTCTGATTTCCTTCGGAGGTGCTAGAAGAAGCAACCAGAGGTTATGTTGTGCCCCTGATGCAGCACCGTGTTCGACAAGAAAGCAGCCCAAAACCTCGTGGGAGTAAGGAGGGTAAAACACCAAGGGGGTCATAAAGCCTTTCAAGATCAACAGTTTGTTCAGCCCATAAGGGCTTTCGACCCAAGGAGGTACTATGATCCAAGAAGGCCTATGGTGAAGCTTAGTGAAACAAAACGAAAGGGTCCTGCTGCTAAACCCATCTCTTTCAAACCCAACGCTGGAGCTTCAAATGGAAAGTGGGTGAAGCCATTCGATGGCAGGAAACACGGCCAAGGAAAATGGCAGAACTTCGAGGTCGATAGAGGTTCGTCATTAGCATACCGTAGGGAGTTTCAGGCTGGCAAAAAAACCTCCCATATCTCTGAAAACTACAAAGGAAAAAAACCCCATGAAAAGGTCTCAATGGAGAAGGGAACATAGAAGGAGGAAAGAACATAGGGATGCTGGCGAAAAGGAAAAAGATGAGTCTAGCACCAATGTGCCTGCAAGGAAAAAGGAGGATTTAAGCTTTGACAAAAGAAAGTTTAATACTCCAGTAGAGGCGGCTAGAGAAAAATATGATTGAATGGCTGCAGAAGATGAAATGTTGACAGATAATTTTGATTAAGGGTCAGAGGCTTCTTTGGATATCTTAGTCGGTGTGGAATCTGTGATGCCCAGGGAGTTCGACCAAATCACAGAGGTTCAAGACACCGGCAGCAATACAGAAAGAGAAATGGTTGCTCATAAGCCAGTATGCTACTATATGATGAACAATGGTTGCATGGAGGAGAAAAATGCCTTCTTTGAGAGACCCGACGAGGCTATGAAGAGTCATCTTAAGCCTCTCTTTATTATTGGGAAGATCGAAGATGTCCCCATTAATAAAATCTTAGTGGACTGCGGCGGTGAATTTGATACCGCACCATATGTTGAGAAAAATTGGCAAGTACGACACATATGCCAAACCCCATAATATGGTACTTTTCAATTATGAGGGAAAGGTGGATTCCACCCTGGATGTAATCCAGGTCGAGTTAACCGTAGGAACGGTCACCAGGTCCACAATTTTTATGATTATGGAGACGAAGGCCAACTATAATCAGTTACTTGGAAGAGAATGGATACATGGGGTCTGGGTTATGCCATCCTTAATGCACAACCGGATCATCATATGGCAGCCAAATGGTATTGTCGAGAATGTAGAAGCAACCCAAGGATACTTCAAGACTCCTATCAACCATATCGATAGATGCTAGTTCGACAAACATTTGGCCAATATCGCTCCGTGTGATCCGGCCAATTTTGCATTTACTCTAGACGACAATGTCTATTGTTCCCTATATTTGCACCCCAATAATGGATTTCGCCGGGACAGAGAAGTGGTGGGTGAAGACGACTTTGGATATATATGAGCGTCAGGAGTTGAACCCACAGGTTGGGGAAGCAAATTCATTACTGATGACTGAGTTCGAAGCGCTAAAAAGGACTTCAGCATACATAGCCGAAAATAAGCAGTAATCGACCTTGGAGCCTGAAGTCAaaaacatggttgtcgaagccagCAAACAGCTCCATCAAATAGGTCCTGGAAAGGAATTCGATCCAGAGCCACCTGATAAGGTTCATAATGAAGATCAAGGCCAGAGGCTCGACGCCATATATGATGATGCGCCTTTGGGTTTCGAGAAGGATCCGCTAGCAGCAAATGTTAAGATGCTGGCTCAGGACCCACTTGAGGAAATAGACTTGGGAGGAGGATTGATAAAAAGGCCAACTTACATTAGGACCAATATCAGCCCCTAACTCAAAGTCGAAGTAATCCAGTTGTTGAAGGAATTCTAAGCCTGTTTCGCATGGGATTACGATGAGATGCCTGGTTTGAGTAGAGATCTGGTCGAATTGAAGCTGCCAATCAAGCATTGAAAAAAGCCTATCAAGAAGAACCCAAGGCGATTTGCACCTGCAATTCTCTCTAAGGTCAAAGAGGAGGTTGAAAGGCTTCTTTGCTGTAACTTCATCCGTACAACCAGGTATGTAGAATGGTTAGATAATATTGTGCCTATTATTAAAAAGAATGGTACTTTGAGGGTTTGCATAAATTTTAGAGATTTAAATACTGcaaccccaaaggatgaatattcaATGCCTGTGACAGAAATGCTAGTCGATTCTGCCACAAGCCACGAGTATCTTAGCATGCTCGATGGAtattctggatataatcagatatTTATTGCGGAAGAGGATGTCCCAAAAATGGCATTTCGATGTCTTGGAGCCTTAGGCACCTATGAATAGGTGGTAAcgccttttggtttgaagaatgctaGGGCAACATACTAGAGAGCAATGAATTTGATCTTCCATGATTTCATAGAGACTTTTATGCAAATTTACATAGATGATATTGTCATTAAGTCTGTTTTAGGGAAGAGCCATATAGACCATCTTCGACGGTCCTTCGAAAGGATGAGAAGACATGGTCTGAAAATGAACCCTCTCAAATGCGCTTTTTGTATGCAGACGGGGGATTTCTCaggctttgtggtccacaaaaagggaattgaaataaaccagaataagaccaagattataatggaggcgaaagcgcAATCAACAAAGAAACTATTGCAGTTACTAACTACTGAGCAAGATCAATTTCCTGAGGAGATtcatctcaaaccttagtggAAAAATGCAAGCCTTTTCGCCTTTACTTCGACTCAATAAGGAAGGATTCGAATGAGGGCAGGCTCAGCAAGAAGCGTTCGACAAAATTAAAGAATACCTTAGTCATTCACAAATTTTGACACCGCCTTGCAGAAATAGGAGTATGAGATTATACATATCTGCATCTGACAAGACTTTAGGGAGCATGTTGgctcaagaggatgataatggcgtcgaaagagccatctACAACCTCAGTAGGGtcttaaatgatgcagaaactaggtataaCATAGTTAAAAATTGTGTTTATGCttgtatttctcttgtacaaagttgaagcattatataaaacctgttgatgtttatgtttcatctcacTTCGATATaattaaacatatgttgtctaaaccaatttttcacagtcgaattggaaaatgggcgATAGCTTTAACTGAATATTCCTTAATGTATATGCCATTAAAAGTTGTTAAGGGACAAGTGGAAGCAAATTTTATAGTCGATCACTCCGTAGCTGAGAATGCACTGAACTATCTAGAATTAGAACCCTGGAAGTTATACTTCGATGATCTAGTCACAAAGATGGAACATGCATAAGAGTTCTAATCatttctcctaataaaattccaaaaAAACTCAAATATAAAGTGGAGGGCCTTTGCTCGAACAATGAGGCTGAATATGAAGTCCTCATAGCCGGACTTGAGatattgttggaattgggggcaactcgaGTCGAAATAATGAGTGACTCAAAGTTAGTTATAAAACAGATCACAAAAGAGTACATATGTATTAAAGAGAATTTAATTATGTACTTCATAATAGCCAGTCGATTGCTAAAAAGATTCGAGATGGCTAATATCCAACGCATACCTCGATTGGAAAATCAAGTAGCTAATGATTTGGCTCAAATTGCATCTgggtataaaatttcaaaagaaaaacTGCAAAAAGCCAACGAAGTCAGAGGAAAAGTTGTGTCAACCAGATTAGCCCCATCAGACTTAGAAAAGACAAACCTGGGATACGCTGATAAAGAAAATTTCGAAATATTGGCAATAGACAATCTGACAGACGGGGATTTGAGGAAACCAATAGTGGAATATCTACAGAATCCAATGGCGTTTGCTGATCGAAAAACCAGGTATCGAGCTTTAAGTTATTTTCTTTTGGGGATAGAGTTGTTCAAAAAGACTCATTGTAGCGGGGTATccgttaccattagagatattgattaaatccaaggtaaaccatacaaagtcgagtcgccaccgcacttctatttatccaaaggaatggttagaaagcgaacaaaaacctaaaatttttaacaaaaactagtaaaagaaacaaagatctgggtaagggggttggttatgcaatgggaaggtgttaggcacccaaaacatcctaggtactcctagggagcccttttcacatttgttgtaaggttggtattttgtgaaaatttatttgtgcaaacatgattgaagtgatgagaagagaatgtacaagtcatttacatttttgtgtttggatggataaacccattgcctacgtaccatcttaaaaaaagattaggatcaaaacctcgtagttcggggtaaaaatctcaaaaaaacaagttggtgaattgattggtccaaaagccttaaggtcttttgttatcaaagggagaaaactcaaccaaaccacaaatccaccatgtgaggatagcttcgagACGCTAGTGAGGGGGTAACCCTATtataagcatggaagactcattgtccatcactaaggatataggtgagcattacatcataccacaaggataactcaaacctaatagctaaaggttatggaaaatttgattaagaaagtggccattggaaccacaaaaagaatttgaatgagttatatttaccaattagaagtatatacaaaatggtcaaagttgacttaaaagttcaattcaacataagtgttatgaaaagaaagtttgaaaatcaaaagcataaggcttaggtttctaatgttggaagacaatagttaaatgtttgcacaaaaagttttggcttgggttagagtggagagatgaagaagaagggctaagtcctaaggaaaataaaaggTGAGAGATAAGAAATCAAAACCACACTAgaagttcctctcttgagatcatattgatgatccaagtagctcccatcctttggaataagcaatcacaagcaaatatttcaagcaatcaatcaagcaaagaATGCTCCAtgaatcctccaatggctttgGCATCTCTTTCTTTAGAttaacatggcaatggtcctccaattaagctcaaatgggaactcctagcacaaaagcacacacatcaaaagttccatgaagtaaaacaagaatggacaagagtgagtttagagatttggtccttctaatccatctttatcattaaggtccatttactccaattttgcataagggaaggtcctagaaactaagtccaattctccatttctttgcatagggaaggtcTTAGAAACTAAGTCTATTTCTTTGCAtttagtccataacaatcaaaacaaaaacacaagcacaataatatatacacaattatgtgctcaagtgagcaaaaagcAAATGGCATTatcataaacatgtgctccaatgagcaaagaaaaaaacaaatgaataatatgtgcaagaatagtaaattgcattaaagtaaattgcataaagtaaatgttaattgtcaatagttagtgttagtagttagtgtaCCATAAGgcaaaaatttagcgctatgttaagcaatcgtaattggacttatgtagaagttacaactatctgaggccggtcaataataatgtaggcaacaaacacaagttaggagtcttgattagtgaaccaagtcccaacaacttgccatgccaaatagaaaaatgagaattgatcttgtattggtttaagccttttgtatgatttagaagacaacatatccttaatgcaaagccattcacttgatcaactgatcaagatgaattagatttgaatcaaggaatattaaatctccctaatcaatgctaacttatcaaccttcacctcattgatcaaaaggaaaaaagaagaagaagaaggagatgaatgatgaagaatggAAATGGCAAAAGTAAAGAAATATAAATGCATTAAGTGAAATgtcatgtaccaatcctcatatgttgaccaataacattgaaagtcaaggtcaaacaatcaaaaacagaggtgagatgaagattggaggtcaagaaatgaataacatatttttggcattttttaatatttaaaataaacttgaattaaaaataaatggaaaggtcaaacttcaaaatcacttcaaatcaactttaaaaagtccaagtgatttatcctaagttcaacaaggtcaaacaaagtttgacaaaaaatttcagcattttttaaaagtcagaaactatttttaatcaattaaaaatgaataaaaataacctaattgaactaaaatctcaaataaatctcaaatcaattcaaaaattgatgacaatatttttcatagatccatcatcattcaaagaggttaggaaaatatttttgcattttttgaatatcaaaaactatttaaaatgaattaaaaataaccagaaaagagaaaattcacaaaaaatatcaaatgacaaaataaaaaaaaataaaaatcagaaatagaaactagaatttatttgggaaataatgcaattggtcccataatttttggattaaaaatgaagatgatattattttttgaaaataattggaattaaagaaaataaaacagaaaatagaaattggaaaaagcgtggaccgtctgatctaagctcattaattgagctggcaaatcaagAGGCCACGAAGCGCGCGCGTATGGTAGATccaagtcaatgcgtgcacatgtgaaacaattaaaagtcataacaaacaAGGGACGAGATTCAATCTGGAGAATGGATCAAACGGCCAGGATTTAAACTGgcaatgatgaagccaccggagccaccgtcttctccggtgatcTTCCCAGATTCTGGCCAAGTTGCAGAAATGAAAAAGGCAACCAAAATatgcgatctatacatcaatagaaagctaaGATGATGTACATAATCtctataccatccattttccttctagatctctatgatttgagaaatcagaagtggaaaattctggtgttcatcatgaacttaatgtattgcaaaaattaaaagcataaacatgatgcctccattgagaggacttcagccaacacaaaatcacaaccaataggtcaaaggatgaagagaatcgaagcaaataccagttggagttcaagtttgagttTTGGTGATTggagcttgaaaccttgcttgctttatcaaaacagaaattCAATGGAGTGTGGagtgaaggtctagaagcattagatctatgaaaacaaacagatgaagttgaattcaagatctgaaattttttgaagaaaatgcaattgcttctttagtgatggttagggaacgatttcagcagcatttcaggttgaaaaTTGGTTGTGAAATGGAGGGAGTGAaggctctatttatagaggaattggCAAGGGAAGTGTGAGATGATCCGTGTGCATGGActtggataccacttgcatgggcttgcatgatcatgcacaaggcccataagcaatgccaaatgcaagttgagttcaaatgccaagggtttggacgtgtaatttgctctgaattggcttgtgcaacaagatttcaacatgaattccacaattgaacctaatcattcacctcttcgaaaataccatttagaaaatccaagcataggcatatgggtaatggttggaaaggtttttgtatgaggaacaaatgttatgttggacaaaaactcatttgaagtgtggaaatttatgaattttgagtttaaagtgtgatgtgcaaaacatgccaaggcaaagtttctaaaattggccaactttcaagcccttctgttttgatgattcaagcttcaaatgaaaaaacctccaacataaaagttgtaaatcttttcaagacaatcaacatggacttaaattttgcatcatttggatttttgatgaagaagttatgggcacttgaagttggacttttttgacttttaatgcgtttggtcaaaaaggacctataatgtttttcattatcacatgtatattctttgatattttgaaattttgttcaacacagcatttgaagtatacatcttaagctttccaatgcatttgatcccacctcaaaatcataaaatatgagtgagttatgtccttgggaagttgacctaaaattagggtttcagtcaaaatgacctataatgtattggaatggaagatggttttccaagattaaaatcaatttttgatgaacatgaaagttgttcctattgttcTTATGAACATATTTGCTTTTGGAACtatctccattttaccaacacatgaaaagttaggtctcagtgtatttcaaaatagtcagatgaattgactgatcaacttctcaagtctacaaaccataccttgatgaattgatgattgaggatactcaaataagtttaaatatgcatgaaattatgaattaaaggacttccctttattgtatttgaccatgggctgaggttgcttcatgagcaaggcattatggtgcatAGATGATatagggtttctttggggaacaacctcaaaccctttgacttgctttgatcaaacatgaagaattgagatactagggaggcatatttgatggatgagagctttgggaaccattaccatgtttGCTTCCACCTCCTCTTGgccatgtctttgtaccaatgacctccttgaagcttttggccttgtgattactcaagctacaaacaaaagatgttagtgacatatttttgtgcttttggttagtgaataaagtaagaaaagcaaatatacaattcaaacatgcttggtgatctcaaaccacccacaaggagtcccacccaaaggtaaggggtaccaagatgcttatgatccttgaggctatgcaaatgcaatgttatgatgtcatgagggatcttagggacaaaattagggtcttacagatgcccctatttaaggtcattctagccggagaagtgaaggttaaaatcttcgtctcgacgaggtagaatggacttaaataataacaaagagacgaattttggtccctaagcgacctcatgatgcaaatgtatgtgtgcaaaaggtaacactctgtggggaatatgggtccacaaaggTAAAGATTAAGAGGAAATTGACGACTCccatgaataattcattctatggggcagagactctactggggagtaaaggactgaaatcgtgtgagcaggtcacgactcaaagaTTGGAGAGCAGaatttccaaagggaataaatccattggaaagactcgagctgactcaaagatgcgtgtattggggaatatgccaatacagcgaaactatccacaacggatacttcggatagaaatccggacaaaaacaatccactaagggacctcgctggggatgtctaacaagactctcttggggaagcagtgagatgaggtgttaccggctactgggcaacaagctcaatgagacatgtgatctgaacaccgacataagggttagagatacaacatgctcgggaagaaatgaatatataagaccggtatgagggtgagagatatcaaaacttcaaaacatctgaggaagacctaaaaggtatatttcaactcagggaaatctgactccacaagggacaaaagtcataatagggagcagaaagggaggaacaccaaggataccggttactgggcatataataggtgaccaaccaaggcgtgaattagggaatattcccaagacactcatcatccaacagagggctaaaagcaaactcgattaggatggacattcgattccaaaacagggatacgaatcttactcaactggggaagaacaaaaggcttcgaccgaagagtgcatgagatatactatctattaccgtcagaacgtagataatacactcgcatggaagattatccataaccggttactgggttaataaagggtaaatcgaccgaaaagaaaaggcatcaggataccgaaactaggtatataacGATAACCAATTCAGGAGAAAAACAAacgttaccaacaacaacagggtagacgaaagatgacccgctgggggataaattgcaaaatcagagcaattatccaggCAAATGAGAggatatcaacaccgaatattggatgaagataaccatcaaagaggggattacacctaccggatactgggtaggaaaccacggaaaagtaaccgtcatcgattacGATGAACCAAAAGTTAACTCTACAAAGGGAAAAagaatagggtttacaactaccggtataagggtagaaaacgacagactccgtcggggataatatgaatgattactaattattgagcaattattcatttataccacagggaagcaaAAGGAAACAGTCACAGGAGCCAATTTAGGAACAAACAAAAGAGGCaagctgaatcaagactcgtcctaatgaggatataactcaatagggaagcctatcccaatatatgtgttgggaaggaacaaaatcaaccatcatccacgaggacataactcggtggggaatgtggaagaaaggataaacgctttctgcttatggagttgactctatatggagagatcagaggcacacatctgcttggggaaatatataccaccaaataacaggagacaacaaacaacgatatatggcaaagaaatGCAGCATGcatatctgaatgttataattat is a window of Lathyrus oleraceus cultivar Zhongwan6 chromosome 6, CAAS_Psat_ZW6_1.0, whole genome shotgun sequence DNA encoding:
- the LOC127095817 gene encoding uncharacterized protein LOC127095817 — protein: MVNRNQNADNVIRQIRHDDMAANNNLAAMVKRIMIRNGVNFGLRRPNYTSPLLEYIIQPETPTRTKIPKFTKFSRDTTKSTIKHVARYLIEAGDILNNESLRIKYNIPSPLTNNAFTWFTTLPQSLIHTWNQLERMFHEQFYMGQTKINLKELASIKRKFTKPIDDYLNSDLVQNDIQEGRLKFGDKPRSQIKIDSNPLQMADARYMEPEGVTMVEVTDDFDMTEVIEDFVNEPIMVRVYEHLDQEFFNDFIQEAVGNATNESTDVFDTESLKIPT